TTAATAATTTGTCACTATTATTCTTGTAAGAATGTTCTATATTAGGTTCAATAAAGACTGCTGAGTTTTTAGAAACATGTTTAGTAATATTTCCAGCAGTAATTTCACACTCTCCATCTAATATAAAAATTTCATGTTCCCATGGGTGAAAGTGTGCGGGAATTTCTGTGTGAGGTTGCATTTCAAAATAGC
Above is a genomic segment from Desulfurella sp. containing:
- a CDS encoding cupin domain-containing protein, whose amino-acid sequence is MKIVNLDSLQNQPVEFNGKIVSGVSIRWLIKKEDGAPNFAMRYFEMQPHTEIPAHFHPWEHEIFILDGECEITAGNITKHVSKNSAVFIEPNIEHSYKNNSDKLLKFLCIIPHT